A portion of the Corynebacterium ammoniagenes DSM 20306 genome contains these proteins:
- a CDS encoding DUF3817 domain-containing protein, with protein MMPKKLHRVVAYLEMFTWTFLIVGMILKYSGVTEAVVPIAGGIHGFGFLCFMFITVLVWINNRWPFGIGILGLVVSVIPWAALPFAIWADRKGLLEGGWRYTNRDEKPQGFFDVILAQVVRHPVRSILIVFILVVIVFSVLLMLGPPVDVESAIEGQTS; from the coding sequence ATGATGCCGAAGAAGCTGCATAGAGTAGTCGCTTATCTGGAAATGTTTACCTGGACCTTCCTCATTGTGGGAATGATCCTTAAGTACTCAGGAGTTACCGAAGCCGTCGTTCCCATCGCCGGCGGAATCCACGGTTTTGGCTTCCTATGCTTTATGTTCATCACCGTCTTGGTCTGGATTAACAACCGCTGGCCCTTTGGCATCGGCATTCTGGGTCTTGTTGTTTCCGTTATTCCGTGGGCCGCGTTGCCCTTTGCTATCTGGGCTGACCGCAAGGGACTATTGGAAGGTGGTTGGCGCTACACCAACCGCGATGAAAAGCCACAAGGTTTCTTCGACGTGATTTTGGCGCAGGTGGTACGCCACCCTGTTCGTTCCATTCTTATCGTGTTCATCCTCGTTGTCATCGTCTTTAGCGTGCTATTGATGCTTGGCCCACCTGTGGATGTGGAATCAGCTATTGAAGGACAGACCAGCTAA
- a CDS encoding acyl-CoA thioesterase codes for MSASASQSVHDVVEMKPLGEDMYQGPAIPTAFTRTFGGQVVAQGLRAAQLTVDGKNTHSLHCYFLEGGVAAQPIDFRVERVRDGRSFAARRVEGYQNGKRMMIMTASFHHDQDRGPEHATQMPQVPGPEESIDHLEIRPQAAKKRALDWMDWDIRAVPEDKLSHEQIHPAGQGTHQYLWFKNTSDMDSDQAVHQAALAYLSDMTLLYTALLDHPAQELQVASLDHAMWFLRPVRVDEWLLVDQYSPSAGGGVGLTKGNVFNQAGELVAVLSQEGLLRAKH; via the coding sequence GTGTCTGCTAGCGCCTCTCAGTCAGTTCACGACGTAGTGGAGATGAAACCCCTCGGCGAGGACATGTACCAGGGGCCGGCTATCCCTACTGCGTTTACCCGCACTTTTGGCGGCCAGGTGGTGGCCCAGGGGCTGCGTGCGGCGCAGCTGACCGTGGATGGGAAAAATACACACTCGCTGCACTGCTATTTTCTCGAAGGTGGCGTGGCTGCCCAGCCGATTGATTTCCGGGTTGAGCGCGTTCGCGATGGTCGCTCTTTCGCGGCACGGCGCGTGGAAGGGTACCAAAACGGCAAACGCATGATGATTATGACGGCGAGCTTCCACCATGACCAAGATCGTGGGCCTGAGCACGCCACACAGATGCCACAGGTGCCCGGTCCCGAAGAATCCATTGATCACTTGGAAATCCGTCCCCAGGCAGCGAAGAAGCGCGCGTTAGATTGGATGGACTGGGATATCCGAGCGGTACCGGAAGACAAGCTGAGCCACGAGCAGATCCACCCGGCCGGGCAGGGGACTCATCAGTATCTCTGGTTTAAAAACACCAGCGACATGGACTCTGACCAAGCAGTGCACCAGGCGGCGCTGGCATATCTTTCGGATATGACCTTGCTCTACACCGCTTTGTTGGATCACCCGGCCCAAGAGTTGCAAGTAGCGAGCTTGGATCACGCCATGTGGTTTCTACGCCCCGTACGTGTCGATGAGTGGCTCTTGGTGGATCAATACTCCCCATCAGCCGGAGGTGGCGTGGGCTTGACCAAGGGAAATGTGTTTAACCAAGCTGGGGAATTAGTAGCCGTGCTATCTCAGGAAGGCCTGCTTCGCGCCAAGCACTAG
- a CDS encoding YebC/PmpR family DNA-binding transcriptional regulator, giving the protein MAGHSKWATTKHKKAANDAKRGKEFAKLVKNIEVAARTGGGDPAANPTLDDMIKKAKKASVPNDNIERARKRGSGEEAGGADWENIMYEGYGPNGVAMLIECLTDNRNRAATEVRTAMSRNGGNLGESGSVSYMFTRTGVVVVHKGELDVDDVMMAVLEAGAEDVNDLGEVFEITCQPTDIGPVKEALAAADIEVEDSDQDFRASVEVPLGVEEAKKVMRLIDALEDSDDVQNVYTNMDLSDDVIAALDED; this is encoded by the coding sequence ATGGCAGGCCACTCAAAGTGGGCAACTACGAAGCATAAAAAAGCAGCGAATGACGCTAAGCGCGGCAAGGAATTCGCAAAGTTAGTCAAAAATATCGAAGTTGCAGCGCGAACCGGTGGCGGTGACCCGGCAGCCAACCCAACCTTGGACGACATGATCAAAAAGGCCAAGAAGGCCTCCGTCCCCAACGACAACATCGAGCGCGCGCGCAAGCGTGGCTCCGGTGAAGAAGCCGGTGGTGCTGACTGGGAAAACATCATGTACGAAGGCTATGGCCCGAACGGTGTCGCCATGCTGATCGAGTGTCTGACAGATAACCGCAACCGCGCGGCAACTGAAGTCCGCACCGCGATGTCCCGCAACGGTGGCAACCTTGGCGAATCTGGCTCGGTGTCATACATGTTTACCCGCACCGGCGTTGTTGTGGTGCACAAGGGCGAACTGGACGTCGATGACGTAATGATGGCGGTCTTAGAGGCAGGCGCCGAAGACGTTAATGATTTGGGTGAGGTCTTTGAGATCACGTGCCAGCCAACCGACATTGGCCCAGTCAAAGAAGCCCTCGCTGCAGCAGACATTGAAGTCGAGGACTCTGATCAGGACTTCCGCGCTTCCGTCGAGGTTCCCCTTGGTGTGGAAGAAGCGAAGAAGGTCATGCGCTTGATTGATGCTTTGGAAGATTCTGATGACGTTCAAAACGTCTACACCAACATGGATCTCTCTGATGATGTCATCGCTGCTTTGGATGAAGACTAG
- the ruvC gene encoding crossover junction endodeoxyribonuclease RuvC, with protein MNLEGLRVMGIDPGLTRCGLSVVQAGRGRAVIPISVGVARTPPEEDLAKRLLRLSTAVEEWMDDYKPDVVAIERLFERGNVSTVLHTAHGVGVLMLAAAKRDIPVYMYTPSEVKKAISGNGRADKKQMTVMITRILGLTEAPKPADAADALALAVCHCWRAPVIQRAEIAQQQLKKLDEERRKQALKK; from the coding sequence TTGAACCTTGAGGGTTTGCGTGTCATGGGCATCGACCCGGGATTGACCCGCTGTGGTTTGTCTGTTGTGCAAGCAGGTCGAGGTCGCGCCGTCATCCCGATCTCAGTGGGAGTTGCTCGGACCCCGCCAGAAGAAGATCTAGCAAAGCGCCTGCTGCGACTTTCTACTGCGGTCGAGGAGTGGATGGATGACTACAAGCCAGATGTGGTCGCCATTGAAAGACTTTTTGAACGCGGCAATGTCTCAACCGTGCTGCACACTGCACACGGCGTTGGCGTGTTGATGTTGGCGGCCGCCAAGCGGGATATTCCGGTGTATATGTACACCCCGTCTGAAGTGAAAAAGGCGATCTCCGGCAATGGCCGGGCAGATAAAAAGCAGATGACCGTGATGATTACACGCATTCTCGGATTAACGGAGGCTCCCAAACCAGCCGATGCCGCCGATGCTTTAGCGCTGGCAGTATGTCACTGTTGGCGCGCCCCAGTTATTCAGCGTGCAGAAATTGCCCAACAGCAGTTGAAGAAATTGGACGAAGAACGCCGTAAACAAGCGTTAAAGAAATAG
- the ruvA gene encoding Holliday junction branch migration protein RuvA produces the protein MIASLSGEVLSIALDHAVIECGGVGYQFLATPKTLATLIRGDHARVMTSMTVKEDARTLYGFTNDEDRAMFHQLQAVSGLGPKLAIACLSVLDAREIAVAISNGDAKKLQTIPGVGKRMSERMALELKDKVNNFIGTPDASDSETTATQTGLPVGSGAIVDTVVEALVGLGFTEKAARPVVESHVAESKTPEKLETATVLRASLSALSGSK, from the coding sequence GTGATTGCATCATTGAGCGGCGAGGTTTTATCCATCGCATTGGATCACGCTGTCATTGAATGCGGCGGAGTCGGCTACCAATTCTTAGCCACACCGAAAACTTTGGCAACCTTGATCCGTGGGGACCATGCCCGGGTCATGACATCGATGACCGTCAAGGAAGATGCCAGGACTTTGTATGGCTTTACCAACGATGAAGATCGCGCGATGTTTCATCAGCTACAGGCAGTGTCTGGGCTTGGACCCAAACTTGCCATCGCTTGTTTATCAGTTCTTGATGCTCGTGAAATTGCCGTGGCGATTAGCAACGGAGATGCCAAGAAACTGCAGACCATTCCGGGTGTTGGCAAGCGGATGTCAGAGCGTATGGCGCTGGAGTTAAAAGATAAGGTCAACAACTTTATTGGCACACCGGATGCAAGTGATAGTGAAACCACCGCCACGCAGACGGGGCTGCCGGTTGGCAGCGGCGCGATTGTCGATACCGTCGTCGAAGCCCTAGTTGGATTGGGCTTTACTGAAAAGGCCGCGCGTCCGGTAGTAGAAAGCCACGTGGCAGAATCGAAAACTCCAGAGAAATTGGAAACTGCCACCGTGCTGCGCGCCTCGCTGTCCGCTTTAAGCGGTAGTAAATAA
- the ruvB gene encoding Holliday junction branch migration DNA helicase RuvB — MSDVERTEFQLPDDAARPMPLQRNENVEAEVQNGEHDVERSLRPKGLDEFIGQPKVKEQLSLVLTGAKNRGVTPDHVLLSGPPGLGKTTMAMIIAQEMGTSLRMTSGPALERAGDLAAMLSNLMEGDILFIDEIHRIARPAEEMLYMAMEDFRIDVIVGKGPGATSIPLEIPPFTLVGATTRAGMLTGPLRDRFGFTAQMEYYNNDDLEHVVTRAARILGVEIDNDAAVEIGSRSRGTPRIANRLLRRVRDFAEVNGDGHVDMAAARGALEVFDVDHMGLDRLDRAVLTALIKGHGGGPVGVNTLAIAVGEEPSTVEEVCEPYLVRAGMIARSARGRVATRSAWEHLGMTPPDTAAGLF; from the coding sequence ATGTCGGATGTAGAACGCACTGAGTTCCAGCTTCCGGACGACGCTGCGCGCCCGATGCCATTGCAACGCAATGAAAATGTTGAGGCAGAAGTCCAAAACGGTGAGCATGATGTTGAACGCTCACTACGCCCGAAAGGTTTGGACGAATTCATCGGCCAGCCCAAGGTGAAAGAGCAGCTTTCCCTGGTTCTTACCGGTGCGAAAAATCGTGGGGTAACCCCAGACCACGTCCTGCTATCGGGCCCACCAGGTTTGGGTAAAACCACCATGGCCATGATTATTGCCCAGGAAATGGGCACGAGTTTGCGCATGACCTCCGGCCCAGCACTCGAGCGTGCCGGCGATCTGGCAGCGATGTTGTCGAATCTGATGGAAGGCGACATTCTTTTCATCGACGAAATTCACCGCATCGCGCGTCCGGCAGAAGAAATGCTGTACATGGCGATGGAAGATTTCCGTATCGACGTCATCGTGGGTAAAGGCCCTGGCGCAACCTCCATTCCTTTGGAGATTCCGCCCTTTACCCTAGTGGGTGCAACCACCCGTGCCGGCATGCTGACTGGTCCGCTACGTGACCGTTTCGGCTTTACTGCTCAGATGGAGTACTACAACAACGACGACTTGGAGCACGTGGTCACACGCGCGGCCCGGATCCTGGGCGTGGAGATTGATAATGACGCGGCCGTCGAGATTGGCTCACGCTCACGTGGCACCCCGCGTATTGCCAACCGGCTTTTGCGCCGTGTGCGTGACTTTGCTGAAGTAAATGGTGATGGGCATGTGGATATGGCAGCAGCGCGCGGTGCATTGGAAGTCTTTGACGTTGACCATATGGGCCTAGACCGCCTTGACCGTGCGGTGCTGACCGCACTGATTAAAGGCCATGGTGGTGGGCCGGTAGGCGTTAATACTCTTGCGATTGCCGTGGGTGAAGAACCTTCGACTGTCGAGGAAGTGTGTGAGCCGTATTTGGTTCGTGCGGGAATGATTGCACGCTCTGCTAGGGGACGTGTGGCCACTCGTTCGGCTTGGGAGCATTTGGGTATGACTCCGCCTGACACGGCCGCCGGGCTTTTCTGA
- the yajC gene encoding preprotein translocase subunit YajC, protein MELIFLAVILVLFLLPSILIGRKQRQRQRQVVEFQQSLVPGQRVVTAGGIVGTVVSTNNNAVELEVAPNVIMTFERMGILRSADALETAGGTGGAAVDNQQPAGESIPNSQSFDDRGTHPENYPQNPESGHSDDGDYGTFPESKN, encoded by the coding sequence ATGGAATTAATCTTTCTTGCAGTAATCCTTGTCCTTTTCCTTCTCCCTAGTATCCTGATCGGACGCAAGCAGCGCCAGCGTCAACGCCAGGTCGTTGAGTTTCAGCAAAGCCTGGTTCCAGGCCAGCGTGTAGTAACCGCCGGTGGCATTGTCGGGACTGTGGTCTCCACCAATAACAATGCTGTGGAGCTAGAAGTAGCGCCGAATGTCATTATGACTTTTGAACGCATGGGTATCCTTCGCAGCGCAGATGCACTGGAAACCGCCGGAGGAACCGGGGGAGCAGCTGTCGATAATCAGCAGCCAGCCGGTGAATCTATCCCTAACTCTCAGTCTTTTGATGATCGCGGAACCCATCCTGAAAATTATCCGCAGAATCCAGAATCTGGTCATTCCGATGATGGCGACTATGGCACGTTCCCAGAATCGAAGAACTAG
- the secD gene encoding protein translocase subunit SecD — MSAPHRGAISNKSRTWPKRALALFGLIVIALYALVLFTGDRSLSPKLGIDLQGGTRVTLVPQGEEPTQDQLSQARNILEQRVNGMGVSGAEVVTNGNTLVITVPGEDTTQAQAVGATSQLLFRPVAEQPMPDPAALGETIEDMANRWVEYDVLSVESANETLKQVDDAVSPTTEDEGADADDADSDAPTVTAEPMPEPENSLEAAERRDEMTEMLLKDRQSEDPTVQAAALSLMQCDAETDPLAGADDPALPFVTCDYANQAPYLLHPAPLLNGVEDPAGPRLTGNEIDTDSPINGGLNPQSGQMEISFSFQTGDGPSGSDTWAKLTEEYLQQQIAITLDSEVISAPVIEGVTPYGSATSITGQFTQEEAQSLANNLRYGALPLSFTGEDGESGGTTEIVPPSLGKTALEAGLIAGVVGLILVAAYSIYYFRALAGVSLITLVGAAILTYGSIVLLGRWIGYSLDLSGIAGLVIGIGATADSFVVYFERIKDELLDGRTFRSAATKAWERARSTIITGNAVTLIGAIVVYMLAVGEVKGFAFTLGLTTVFDIIVSFLIMAPLMQLAARRPAFAKPSMNGLGGIFALAEERREQGFFSSAHKRPSTEEAADDATEDEEPVNKLRSVVGPASTNAGASEASDIPESGDSNSAKPSDQDSQEEK, encoded by the coding sequence TTGTCCGCTCCTCATCGCGGCGCGATCAGTAACAAAAGTCGCACCTGGCCGAAACGCGCATTGGCGCTTTTCGGCCTCATAGTGATCGCTCTCTACGCATTAGTGCTTTTTACTGGTGATCGTTCGCTAAGCCCCAAGCTTGGCATCGATCTTCAAGGTGGTACGCGCGTAACGCTGGTACCTCAAGGTGAAGAGCCCACCCAGGATCAGCTGTCACAAGCGCGCAATATCTTGGAACAGCGTGTTAACGGCATGGGCGTCTCCGGCGCCGAGGTTGTCACCAACGGCAACACCCTGGTGATTACCGTGCCGGGTGAAGACACCACGCAGGCGCAAGCTGTAGGTGCGACTTCTCAGCTGCTGTTTCGCCCCGTAGCTGAGCAGCCAATGCCAGACCCAGCAGCGCTGGGAGAGACCATCGAAGACATGGCTAATCGATGGGTCGAATATGACGTGCTGTCTGTGGAGAGTGCGAATGAAACCCTCAAGCAAGTTGATGATGCCGTAAGCCCAACCACAGAAGATGAAGGTGCGGATGCAGACGATGCTGACTCTGATGCACCGACGGTGACCGCCGAGCCGATGCCAGAACCGGAGAACTCTCTGGAAGCTGCTGAACGCCGCGATGAGATGACTGAGATGTTGTTGAAAGACCGTCAGTCAGAAGACCCGACTGTTCAGGCCGCGGCACTGTCATTGATGCAGTGTGATGCAGAGACTGACCCGCTGGCAGGTGCAGATGATCCTGCCTTGCCGTTTGTCACCTGTGACTACGCCAACCAAGCTCCGTACCTCTTGCACCCAGCACCGTTGCTCAATGGCGTCGAGGATCCAGCAGGGCCACGGTTGACCGGTAATGAAATTGATACCGACTCGCCAATTAATGGCGGTCTTAACCCCCAGAGCGGTCAGATGGAGATTAGCTTCTCCTTCCAGACCGGTGATGGTCCTTCCGGTTCGGACACGTGGGCGAAGTTGACCGAAGAGTACTTGCAGCAGCAGATTGCCATTACCTTGGACTCCGAAGTAATTTCCGCACCCGTTATTGAAGGTGTTACGCCATACGGTTCCGCGACATCTATCACGGGACAATTTACGCAGGAAGAAGCCCAAAGCCTGGCTAATAACCTGCGCTACGGTGCGTTGCCACTGTCCTTTACCGGCGAAGACGGAGAATCCGGTGGTACCACCGAAATCGTGCCACCATCCTTGGGCAAGACCGCTCTTGAAGCCGGCCTTATCGCCGGTGTAGTCGGCCTGATTTTGGTCGCTGCGTACTCCATCTACTACTTCCGTGCACTGGCCGGGGTTTCCCTGATTACCCTCGTAGGCGCAGCCATTTTGACCTACGGCTCCATCGTCTTGTTGGGTCGTTGGATTGGCTACTCCCTGGACTTGTCAGGTATTGCCGGTTTGGTCATTGGTATTGGCGCCACAGCAGACTCGTTCGTTGTTTACTTCGAACGAATTAAGGACGAATTGCTGGATGGCAGAACCTTCAGATCCGCGGCAACCAAGGCCTGGGAGCGAGCTCGCTCCACCATTATTACTGGTAACGCCGTTACCTTAATTGGTGCCATTGTGGTCTACATGCTGGCTGTCGGTGAAGTTAAGGGCTTTGCCTTCACCCTTGGTCTGACCACCGTATTCGACATTATTGTCTCCTTCCTCATCATGGCTCCATTGATGCAGTTGGCTGCGCGCCGACCAGCATTTGCCAAGCCATCGATGAACGGCTTGGGCGGCATCTTTGCACTGGCCGAAGAACGCCGCGAGCAAGGCTTCTTCTCGTCGGCGCATAAACGCCCAAGCACCGAGGAAGCCGCTGATGATGCTACTGAAGACGAAGAACCAGTAAATAAACTTCGAAGCGTTGTAGGACCTGCATCCACGAATGCGGGGGCGTCTGAGGCATCCGATATACCCGAAAGCGGGGATTCGAACTCCGCCAAGCCCTCGGATCAGGACTCCCAGGAGGAGAAATAA
- the secF gene encoding protein translocase subunit SecF has translation MAAKKTKISRMDRLYLDEGGFDFISRSKTWYSITVGLLVVAIAAIAIRGFTLSLDFEGGTKVSLPAADLNEQAVSEVFQESTGVEPEQVQIVGSGDSATLEVNSERLSEEQADAARLAIYEEFEPVNPSGEATPDAVGVSTVSESWGSTITQRMVIAMIVFLVIATAYVAFRLQRTMALAAIIALIADGIIIAGIYALFGMEVSPAVIIGLLTVLTFSIYDSVIVFDKVNENTEGITGQRSRTYAEQTNLAINQTVMRSISTSVISALPIIALFVVAVWMMGIGTLRDLALIQLIGVIEGIFSSIFLASPLVVTLANRSKKIKAHNKEVAEYRANAQYSDEDADATGSKRQVVSPTTPASNLEGTQISNTGSSWRPRR, from the coding sequence ATGGCTGCAAAGAAAACTAAGATTTCCCGCATGGATCGCCTCTATCTCGATGAGGGCGGATTTGATTTCATCAGCCGGTCCAAGACGTGGTACTCCATCACCGTTGGTCTATTAGTAGTAGCGATTGCCGCTATCGCTATCCGCGGGTTTACTCTCTCGCTTGATTTTGAGGGCGGAACTAAAGTCAGCCTGCCTGCAGCTGATCTCAATGAGCAGGCCGTTTCGGAAGTCTTCCAGGAATCAACGGGCGTGGAGCCAGAACAAGTCCAAATTGTTGGCAGCGGTGACTCTGCGACTTTGGAAGTTAACTCAGAGCGCTTGTCAGAAGAACAAGCTGATGCTGCTCGTCTAGCTATTTATGAAGAGTTTGAGCCGGTAAACCCATCAGGTGAGGCCACTCCTGATGCCGTGGGCGTGTCCACTGTCTCTGAATCGTGGGGCTCGACCATTACCCAGCGCATGGTCATCGCGATGATCGTCTTTCTCGTCATCGCGACCGCATATGTTGCATTCCGTTTGCAGCGGACCATGGCACTCGCAGCAATTATTGCGTTGATTGCGGACGGCATCATCATCGCCGGCATCTATGCGCTGTTTGGCATGGAAGTCTCGCCCGCAGTAATTATTGGTCTGCTCACGGTATTGACCTTCTCCATCTATGACTCCGTGATTGTCTTTGACAAGGTCAACGAGAATACGGAGGGGATTACGGGGCAAAGAAGCCGAACGTATGCCGAGCAAACAAACTTGGCGATTAATCAGACAGTGATGCGTTCAATTTCGACCTCTGTTATTTCGGCGCTGCCAATTATTGCGCTGTTTGTAGTCGCTGTCTGGATGATGGGCATTGGTACACTACGTGACCTTGCATTGATTCAGCTCATCGGTGTCATCGAAGGTATCTTCTCCTCGATCTTCTTGGCGTCACCACTGGTGGTGACCTTGGCTAATCGCAGCAAGAAGATTAAAGCGCACAATAAAGAGGTCGCGGAATACCGCGCAAACGCGCAATATAGCGATGAGGATGCAGATGCGACCGGCTCCAAGCGACAGGTGGTTTCACCGACCACGCCAGCAAGCAACTTGGAAGGAACTCAAATTTCCAATACTGGTTCTTCCTGGCGTCCAAGACGCTAG
- a CDS encoding ABC transporter substrate-binding protein: MTKKAVSALDSSATPPHRPRAWRSRAGVAILAASTMLLTACSSGEEQPGDQELGPAEKKASEYPGYLANSELTTANAGTAFGTASVASQLSARLYPGAFVSGPTGQFVPNSDLVTTEEWMEGDQRNVLYTIAEDANYSDGTPVTCDDFLLSFTAGQMQELFGSNMPMMDQVESVACAPENKKFLVKFQPGQGGQWRSMFGPGTVMPAHKIAERAEISREELVNALYSQDPSQLGRIAEIWRFAFGLEHFTPEMHVSYGPFAIDSVGEQGEVLLKRNENYYGDPAALENLVVWPIDADVAEVTQQDNLLVADAAVSKPKWFDSETMSDDFEIEDVVGDLTDSLIFSDSGVFEQQWARQAFAACIDQNEIAKVSSDASGVDVPPVYTHAVNHNDPMARTLSSVTEEHKKTDLEKAGQLSGMTIRIGYLGEDERLQAMVDSIRQQCEPAGITVEEVSGGNVSAAFLEMDPETWLPSIDAFLGPIDARTQYGVNSASLARVDELRDEERHLWEDLPGLPLSAEPHTFFISPRLANAVPYTGSTGIGWNMDRWYVQDVPESEQPSGDDSEGESSESSSAS; encoded by the coding sequence ATGACTAAAAAAGCGGTATCGGCGCTAGATTCATCGGCTACACCACCGCACCGCCCGCGTGCGTGGCGCAGCCGGGCTGGTGTAGCAATCCTGGCTGCATCAACAATGCTTTTAACAGCATGTTCCTCCGGCGAGGAGCAACCAGGCGATCAGGAGCTCGGGCCTGCGGAAAAGAAGGCCTCGGAGTATCCGGGATACCTTGCTAACTCCGAGCTGACTACCGCTAACGCTGGAACCGCGTTCGGTACCGCATCCGTGGCATCACAATTGTCAGCGCGCTTATACCCCGGGGCATTCGTCTCTGGTCCCACGGGCCAATTCGTTCCCAATTCAGATTTGGTGACCACCGAAGAGTGGATGGAGGGGGACCAGCGCAATGTTTTGTACACGATTGCTGAAGACGCCAACTACTCCGATGGCACGCCGGTAACGTGTGATGATTTCTTGCTGTCGTTTACAGCGGGGCAGATGCAGGAATTATTTGGCTCGAATATGCCCATGATGGACCAGGTCGAATCCGTTGCGTGTGCGCCTGAGAATAAGAAGTTCTTAGTAAAGTTTCAGCCGGGCCAAGGCGGACAGTGGCGGTCCATGTTTGGCCCGGGAACTGTTATGCCAGCGCACAAGATTGCTGAGCGTGCAGAAATCAGCAGGGAAGAATTGGTCAACGCCTTATATTCCCAGGATCCCAGCCAACTTGGGCGCATCGCCGAAATCTGGCGCTTCGCTTTTGGTCTAGAGCATTTCACGCCAGAAATGCATGTCTCGTACGGGCCTTTCGCCATCGACAGCGTGGGCGAGCAGGGAGAGGTTCTGCTCAAGCGCAATGAGAACTATTACGGGGACCCAGCTGCGCTGGAAAACCTGGTGGTATGGCCAATTGACGCGGATGTAGCAGAAGTAACGCAGCAAGATAACTTGTTGGTTGCTGACGCAGCAGTGTCTAAGCCCAAGTGGTTTGATAGTGAAACCATGTCAGATGACTTCGAAATTGAAGACGTCGTTGGCGATCTGACAGACTCACTTATCTTTTCTGACTCGGGAGTCTTTGAACAGCAGTGGGCACGCCAAGCATTTGCGGCCTGCATCGACCAAAATGAGATTGCAAAGGTCAGCTCCGATGCTTCTGGAGTCGATGTCCCGCCGGTATATACCCACGCCGTCAACCACAATGACCCCATGGCGCGAACCTTGTCTTCTGTGACGGAAGAGCACAAAAAGACAGACCTAGAAAAGGCCGGCCAGCTGTCGGGAATGACCATTCGCATTGGCTATCTCGGCGAAGATGAGCGCCTACAAGCCATGGTTGATTCCATTCGCCAGCAGTGTGAGCCCGCAGGTATCACCGTGGAGGAAGTATCCGGTGGCAATGTCTCTGCTGCATTCCTTGAGATGGACCCAGAAACCTGGCTTCCCAGCATTGATGCCTTCTTAGGGCCTATCGATGCGCGCACGCAGTACGGAGTCAACTCCGCGAGCTTGGCGCGCGTTGATGAACTCCGCGATGAAGAACGCCACCTCTGGGAGGACCTGCCAGGGCTTCCTCTATCCGCAGAGCCACACACCTTCTTTATCTCTCCGCGTTTAGCTAATGCGGTGCCATACACTGGCAGCACAGGCATTGGCTGGAACATGGACCGCTGGTATGTCCAAGATGTTCCAGAGTCTGAACAACCATCGGGAGATGATTCAGAGGGGGAGAGCTCTGAAAGTTCTTCGGCCAGTTGA
- a CDS encoding adenine phosphoribosyltransferase, with translation MNSKYSNAIEAIQDKIRYVQDFPEKGVLFEDLTPVLADADAFSTVIDGLADACEKLGADLIAGLDARGFLLGSAAAYKLGTGVLAVRKAGKLPPPVLHQEYSLEYGSAALEIPADGAVIKGTKIALVDDVLATGGTLAGARQLLETAGAEVVGAVVVLEVDGLGGREKFGDLPISVLNATAD, from the coding sequence GTGAACTCAAAGTATTCCAATGCCATCGAAGCCATCCAGGATAAAATCCGCTACGTTCAAGACTTCCCGGAAAAGGGTGTGCTCTTTGAAGACCTCACTCCGGTCTTAGCGGATGCGGATGCATTTTCCACCGTTATTGATGGCCTCGCAGATGCATGTGAAAAGCTCGGCGCTGACCTAATCGCCGGGTTGGATGCACGCGGGTTCCTTTTGGGCTCGGCTGCTGCCTACAAATTGGGCACCGGAGTGCTTGCTGTGCGCAAGGCTGGCAAGCTGCCGCCACCAGTTCTGCACCAGGAGTATTCGCTGGAGTACGGATCAGCAGCGTTGGAGATCCCCGCAGACGGGGCAGTCATTAAGGGCACCAAGATTGCGCTTGTCGATGACGTCTTGGCCACCGGCGGAACCCTTGCCGGGGCACGCCAGCTCTTGGAAACTGCTGGTGCCGAGGTCGTAGGTGCCGTCGTGGTCTTGGAAGTTGATGGCCTGGGCGGCCGCGAGAAGTTCGGCGACCTTCCAATTAGTGTGCTGAATGCCACAGCAGATTAA